The Colwellia sp. M166 genome segment ACTTAACGGGTTTTAATGAACCCGATGCTATTTTGGCATTAGTCAAAAACGGGCAATCAAGGTCTGCGCAAAGTATTTTATTTTCTCGAGAGAAAGATCAACTGCAAGAAATCTGGCATGGCCGACGAGTCGGTCAAAAACAAGCCGTGATTGATTATCAAGTTGATAGCTGTTTTAACTTAGCAGAAGTCGATGAGCAACTGTTGCCATTAATTGCGGGCAAAAGTGCAGTATTGATTTGCCAACCAGAACTGACTGAATTTCAACAACAAGTGCTAAATTGGTTGAGCCAAGTTAGAAAGTCTGCTCGCAGCGGTGTTAAAGCACCAAAATCTTTAATTGATTGTAGCGAACTGATTGATGAAATGCGTTTGCACAAATCATCAGCAGAGCTTGATATTATGCGACAAGTTAACGTGATCAGTGGTGCTGCTCATCAACGCGCAATGTTGCAAACCCAAGCCGGTAAGTTTGAATATCAAATTGAGGCAGAACTACTACATGAATTTGCCTCCAACGGTGCCCGTTACCCAGCGTATGGCACTATTGTTGCCGGTGGTGATAACGCCAATATTTTGCACTATACCGATAATGATGACGCGCTAAATAATGGTGATTTACTGCTTATTGATGCCGGCGGCGAATTGGCGGGCTATGCCGCCGATATTACGCGTACTTTTCCAATCAGTGGTAAGTTTACTGAGCCACAAGCGTTAATTTATCAACTCGTGCTCGACAGTCAAAATCTTGCTATCGAGGCGATAAAACCACAGCAAACCTTTGCAGAATTAAACCGTCTTGTTGGTGGTTTTTTAACCCAAGGCTTATATGACTTAGGTATTTTAACCGGTGACCTAAGTGAGTTGTTGGCACAAAAAGCCTGCAAAAAGTATTTTATTCATGGCTTAGGACACTGGCTAGGACTCGATGTGCATGATGTCGGTGACTATCACTCAAATCAGCAACGTGAACAACATCGACCTTTTGCTACGGGCATGGTGATGACCATTGAACCGGGTATTTATATCCCATTAACCGATCAAAGTGTTGATGAAAAATGGCGTGGTATTGGCGTACGAATTGAAGACAATATTGCAGTAACGCCTACAGGCTTTGAAAACTTAACCGTTAATGCACCGAAAACCATTGCAGAAATTGAAACACTGATGTCGAAGTAACTGTTTTTTATTGCAAACAAATCAGTTGATTAAAAACAAAGTGATAAACCTGATCAAAAGATAAGCTTAGGGTTAATTATGCCTGTTGTTAATAAGGCTAAAGTAACAAAAAAACGCTAAAGCAGTATAAAAATTAAAGGTTAACGATGAACACAAGCGTAAATAAAGACAAGGTTACTGCTAATACGGCTAAGCACTTTGATGTGGTTATTTCGGGCGGCGGTTTATCGGGCGCACTAATGGCACTGAGTTTATCCACTTTAGTTACTTCGCAGCAAGCCGCACTGAAAATAGCGATTATTGAAGCGAATCCGATCTTAACTGATCCGTCACGTAGCTTCGATGATCGGGTATTAGCTTTATCACATGGTAGTGCCGCTTATTTAACTGAAGTTGGAGCATGGCAGTATTTGTATCAATACGCTGAGCCAATTCAAAATATTCATATTTCAGACCGTGGTCATTATGGCAAAGCTCGATTATATGCAAAACATCAACAAGTTGACGCGCTAGGTTATGTCGCTGAAATGTCGGTTATTGGTGCGGCTTTATTAAAAGCCTTAGCAACAAAAAAACACATTACTTGGTTTACTCCTGACAGCATTGAAAATGTGCAATGGCAAAGCGAGCAAGTCAATATTGCGTTAAGTTCGGGAATTAAGTTAACCACAGCGCTATTGTTAGCTTGTGATGGTGTGCAGTCACCTTGTCGCAAGTTTGCCAATATTGCGACCACCAGCCGTGATTATCAACAATCGGCATTAATTGCCAATGTCGCTACCGCTCATCAACATAATAATATTGCTTACGAGCGTTTCACCGAAACTGGCCCAATTGCCATGTTACCGCTATCGCCAAATGCTAATCAACAACATCAAGGACGTTGTTCATTGGTATGGACGTTAACGCCAGCGTTAGCCCAAAAAATGATAAATTTGTCAGATGATGAATTTGCTGAGCAGCTAGGGCAAGCTTTTGGTCATTGGCTGGGTAAGATAACGCATGTCGGCAAACGGGTGGTTTATCCGTTAAAATTAGTGCAAGCGAGCGAGCAGGTTTATCATCGCATGGCCTTAATTGGCAACGCTTCACACACCATACACCCGATTGCCGGACAAGGTTTTAACTTAGGTTTACGTGATGTCAGTGATATGACTCAAGTGATCAAAAATGCTTTAGAGAGCCAACAAGACATTGGCTCGTTTGCTAATTTAATGCAATATGCCAAGGCTCGACAGCAAGACCAACAACAAGTGATCAGCTTAACCGACTCATTAGTGACCTTGTTTTCCAACCAATTACCGCTATTAGTTGCAGGGCGTAATATTGGCTTGAAAGTATTGAATTATGTGCCGATGTTGAAAAACGCCTTGGTGAA includes the following:
- the pepP gene encoding Xaa-Pro aminopeptidase — protein: MIKNTLLPVAEFCQRRSDFIAQMPANSIALISAGKEVTRSNDTEYPFCQSKHFYYLTGFNEPDAILALVKNGQSRSAQSILFSREKDQLQEIWHGRRVGQKQAVIDYQVDSCFNLAEVDEQLLPLIAGKSAVLICQPELTEFQQQVLNWLSQVRKSARSGVKAPKSLIDCSELIDEMRLHKSSAELDIMRQVNVISGAAHQRAMLQTQAGKFEYQIEAELLHEFASNGARYPAYGTIVAGGDNANILHYTDNDDALNNGDLLLIDAGGELAGYAADITRTFPISGKFTEPQALIYQLVLDSQNLAIEAIKPQQTFAELNRLVGGFLTQGLYDLGILTGDLSELLAQKACKKYFIHGLGHWLGLDVHDVGDYHSNQQREQHRPFATGMVMTIEPGIYIPLTDQSVDEKWRGIGVRIEDNIAVTPTGFENLTVNAPKTIAEIETLMSK
- the ubiH gene encoding 2-octaprenyl-6-methoxyphenyl hydroxylase, with translation MNTSVNKDKVTANTAKHFDVVISGGGLSGALMALSLSTLVTSQQAALKIAIIEANPILTDPSRSFDDRVLALSHGSAAYLTEVGAWQYLYQYAEPIQNIHISDRGHYGKARLYAKHQQVDALGYVAEMSVIGAALLKALATKKHITWFTPDSIENVQWQSEQVNIALSSGIKLTTALLLACDGVQSPCRKFANIATTSRDYQQSALIANVATAHQHNNIAYERFTETGPIAMLPLSPNANQQHQGRCSLVWTLTPALAQKMINLSDDEFAEQLGQAFGHWLGKITHVGKRVVYPLKLVQASEQVYHRMALIGNASHTIHPIAGQGFNLGLRDVSDMTQVIKNALESQQDIGSFANLMQYAKARQQDQQQVISLTDSLVTLFSNQLPLLVAGRNIGLKVLNYVPMLKNALVKKTMGY